A window of Blattabacterium cuenoti contains these coding sequences:
- the rplO gene encoding 50S ribosomal protein L15, with protein MYLNCLKPNKKSNKKKIRLGRGQGSGKGGTCGKGHKGAKSRSGYSNKLGFEGGQNPIQRRIPKFGFTNKNKKKYCCINLDVIQNLIDNKIIIDNVINKKIFVKYRLIKKNCNLIKILAGKGYFKSSITIEASKFSKKSMLYIKNAGGKCLCK; from the coding sequence ATGTATTTAAATTGTTTAAAACCAAATAAAAAATCTAATAAAAAAAAAATTAGATTAGGAAGAGGTCAAGGAAGTGGAAAAGGAGGTACATGTGGAAAAGGACATAAAGGAGCTAAATCCCGTTCTGGCTATTCTAATAAATTAGGATTTGAAGGTGGACAAAATCCAATACAACGAAGAATCCCAAAATTTGGATTTACAAATAAAAATAAAAAAAAATATTGTTGTATTAATTTAGATGTAATACAAAATTTAATCGATAATAAAATTATCATAGATAATGTGATAAATAAAAAGATATTTGTAAAATATCGTTTAATAAAAAAGAATTGTAATTTAATTAAAATTTTAGCAGGTAAAGGATATTTTAAATCATCAATAACAATTGAAGCATCCAAATTTAGTAAAAAATCTATGTTATATATCAAAAATGCTGGTGGAAAATGTTTATGTAAATAA
- a CDS encoding DNA-directed RNA polymerase subunit alpha, with the protein MSLFDFVKPNKIITSELSEVKGLFQLKPLEPGYGLTLGNALRRVLLSSIKGIAVTSIKIKGVKYEFSSIKGVIEDVTEIILNFKKIRFKRKNAVQNKEIVNVKIENDEIITGKILNQFITNFEIINTDIVICHKDKSISLEFSFIIEEGRGYVPSEENKKNNNDIIGNIAIDSIFTPIKNVKYTIDNCRVGQQTDFENLSIEIQTDGSITPKLALMEASKMLIQYFSIFSYEKIGNIENIKTTINKEKKYNEEFLRMRTLLKSKLNNMDLSVRTKNCLKTASIESIADLVIQNKSNMLQMRNFGKKSLEELEKKMKQNGLYFGMDITEYKIHSN; encoded by the coding sequence ATGTCACTGTTTGATTTTGTGAAACCAAATAAAATTATTACATCTGAATTGTCAGAAGTAAAAGGATTATTTCAATTAAAACCTTTAGAACCAGGCTATGGATTAACATTAGGTAATGCTTTGAGAAGAGTACTTTTAAGTTCTATAAAAGGTATTGCAGTAACTTCTATTAAAATTAAAGGAGTAAAATATGAATTTTCTTCTATTAAAGGAGTTATTGAAGATGTTACTGAAATTATTTTAAATTTTAAAAAAATTAGATTTAAAAGAAAAAATGCAGTACAAAATAAAGAAATAGTAAATGTAAAAATAGAAAATGATGAAATAATTACTGGAAAAATATTAAATCAGTTTATTACAAATTTTGAAATTATCAATACTGATATAGTAATTTGTCATAAAGATAAATCTATATCTTTAGAATTTAGTTTTATTATAGAAGAAGGAAGAGGATATGTCCCGTCAGAAGAAAATAAAAAAAATAATAATGATATAATTGGAAATATTGCTATTGATTCGATTTTTACACCAATTAAAAATGTCAAATATACAATAGATAATTGTAGAGTGGGTCAACAAACAGATTTTGAAAATTTATCTATTGAAATTCAAACTGATGGATCTATTACTCCTAAATTAGCATTAATGGAAGCATCAAAAATGTTAATTCAATATTTTTCAATCTTTTCTTATGAAAAAATTGGCAATATTGAAAATATTAAAACAACAATAAATAAAGAAAAAAAATATAATGAAGAATTTTTAAGAATGCGTACATTATTAAAATCTAAGTTAAATAATATGGATTTATCAGTAAGAACTAAAAATTGTTTAAAAACCGCATCCATTGAAAGTATAGCTGATTTAGTTATTCAAAATAAATCTAATATGTTACAAATGAGAAATTTTGGTAAAAAATCATTAGAAGAATTAGAAAAAAAAATGAAACAAAATGGATTATATTTTGGTATGGATATTACTGAATATAAAATACATTCTAATTAA
- the rpsE gene encoding 30S ribosomal protein S5, which yields MSSLIEKKKYSNFELKEKLVGVTRVCKVTKGRRYFSFSAIVIKGNENGLVGYGFGKSKEATDAIHKAGEQAKRNLHQICISNGTIPHAQEAKYGGARILIKPASEGTGIIAGGSLRAVLEAVGLRNVLSKSKGSSNTHNVIKATIKALDLIRNVQIISKQRGISIEEVFHGIK from the coding sequence ATGAGTTCATTAATAGAAAAAAAAAAATATTCTAATTTTGAATTAAAAGAAAAATTAGTAGGAGTTACTAGAGTTTGTAAAGTTACAAAAGGTAGAAGATATTTTAGTTTTAGTGCTATTGTAATTAAGGGGAATGAAAATGGATTAGTAGGATATGGTTTTGGAAAATCAAAAGAAGCTACTGATGCTATTCATAAAGCTGGAGAACAAGCTAAAAGAAATTTGCATCAAATTTGTATTTCAAATGGAACTATTCCTCATGCACAAGAAGCTAAATATGGAGGAGCTAGAATTTTAATCAAACCAGCATCTGAAGGAACAGGAATTATAGCAGGTGGATCATTAAGAGCCGTTTTAGAAGCAGTAGGATTAAGAAATGTATTATCTAAATCAAAAGGATCATCTAATACACATAATGTTATCAAAGCTACCATTAAAGCATTAGATTTAATTAGAAATGTTCAAATTATTTCTAAACAAAGAGGCATTTCTATTGAAGAAGTATTTCATGGTATAAAATAA
- the infA gene encoding translation initiation factor IF-1 yields the protein MAKQKHIEVDGTIIESSPNAMFRVELENGCIVKAHISGKMRMHYIRILPGDKVRLEISSYDLKRGRITYRY from the coding sequence ATGGCAAAACAGAAACATATAGAAGTGGATGGAACCATCATAGAATCATCACCAAATGCAATGTTTCGTGTTGAATTAGAAAATGGTTGTATTGTAAAAGCGCATATATCAGGAAAAATGAGAATGCATTATATTAGAATATTACCAGGTGATAAAGTGAGATTAGAAATATCATCTTATGATTTAAAAAGGGGACGAATTACATATAGATATTAA
- the rpsK gene encoding 30S ribosomal protein S11 yields the protein MVNKFSIKKRKNKSVIVDALGIAHIKSTFNNIIITLTNQTGDVIAWSSAGKMNFKGSKKNTPYAAQMTAANVAKKGLNAGIKKVEIKVNGPGAGRDAAIRALSNSGIIVTLIQDITPLPHNGCRPPKRRRV from the coding sequence ATGGTAAATAAATTTTCTATAAAAAAAAGAAAAAATAAATCTGTAATAGTAGATGCATTAGGTATTGCACATATTAAATCTACTTTTAATAATATTATTATTACATTAACTAATCAAACTGGTGATGTAATAGCTTGGTCTTCAGCAGGTAAAATGAATTTTAAAGGATCTAAAAAAAATACGCCTTATGCAGCTCAAATGACAGCAGCAAATGTTGCAAAAAAAGGATTAAATGCTGGTATAAAAAAAGTAGAAATTAAAGTAAATGGTCCTGGAGCAGGAAGAGATGCAGCAATCAGAGCATTAAGTAATTCTGGTATTATTGTTACATTAATACAGGATATTACACCATTACCTCATAATGGGTGTCGTCCTCCAAAAAGAAGAAGAGTTTAA
- the secY gene encoding preprotein translocase subunit SecY: protein MNHLILAICNIWNAKNLRKKILITINLLLIYRFGAYIPLPGINPLEISNFLNNLHSGSKGLMQILSSFTGGAFNRASIFALGVMPYISASIIVQLMCIIIPSLNRLQKDGESGRKQINILTRWLTLAVCFIQAPFYLISLTKQFIPISSFYSSYLLNMNLLHDQILFWILGIIILTCGTIFTMWIGDRITENGIGNGISLIIMSGIIVRFPGAIIKELMIKLKDNDIIFGICIFIVEIVFLILVILFTIILIQAVRKIPIQYVSNYRTTSYYNTNLNIIHKKYQYLPLKMTAAGVMPIIFSQSIMLFPLFFYHYIHNENIKNIFHVFENIYGFWYNLFFTLFIIIFTFFYTAITIPVNQISYDLKRNGGHIPKVMPGKQTADYLDIILSRITFPGAVLLAIIAILPSIVCKLGITKNFSLFYGGTSLLIVVGVILDLIQQVNIYLLNYYYDDLMMLKSNRYNYSYSYK, encoded by the coding sequence ATGAATCATTTAATTCTTGCTATATGCAATATTTGGAATGCTAAAAATTTAAGAAAAAAAATATTAATTACAATTAATTTATTATTAATTTATCGTTTTGGTGCATATATACCATTACCTGGAATTAATCCTTTAGAAATTAGTAATTTTCTTAATAATTTACATTCGGGATCTAAAGGTTTAATGCAAATTTTATCTTCATTTACAGGTGGTGCGTTTAATAGAGCTTCAATATTTGCATTAGGAGTTATGCCATATATATCTGCTTCAATTATAGTACAATTAATGTGTATTATTATACCTAGTTTAAATAGATTACAAAAAGATGGAGAAAGTGGAAGAAAACAAATAAATATTTTAACTAGATGGTTAACATTAGCAGTATGTTTTATACAAGCACCATTTTATTTAATTTCTTTAACTAAACAATTTATTCCTATATCTTCTTTTTATTCTTCATATTTATTAAATATGAATTTATTACATGATCAAATTTTATTTTGGATTCTTGGAATAATTATTTTAACTTGTGGTACAATATTTACAATGTGGATTGGAGATAGAATCACAGAAAATGGTATAGGTAACGGAATTTCTTTAATTATTATGTCTGGAATTATAGTACGTTTTCCAGGTGCAATAATAAAAGAATTAATGATTAAATTAAAAGATAATGATATAATTTTTGGGATATGTATTTTTATTGTTGAAATTGTATTTTTGATATTAGTTATTTTATTTACTATTATTTTAATTCAAGCAGTTAGAAAAATACCTATTCAATATGTATCTAATTATAGAACAACTAGTTATTATAACACAAATTTAAATATTATTCATAAAAAATATCAATATTTACCATTAAAAATGACAGCAGCAGGAGTTATGCCTATTATATTTTCTCAATCTATTATGTTATTTCCATTATTTTTTTATCATTATATTCATAATGAAAACATAAAAAATATATTTCATGTATTTGAAAATATTTATGGATTTTGGTATAATTTATTTTTTACTTTATTTATAATAATTTTTACATTTTTTTATACTGCTATTACAATTCCAGTAAATCAAATATCATATGATTTAAAAAGAAATGGTGGACATATTCCTAAAGTGATGCCTGGAAAACAAACTGCTGATTATTTAGATATTATTTTATCTAGAATAACATTTCCTGGTGCTGTATTATTAGCTATTATTGCTATTTTACCATCTATAGTCTGTAAATTAGGAATCACTAAAAATTTTTCTTTATTTTATGGTGGAACATCATTACTAATAGTAGTAGGAGTTATTTTAGATTTAATTCAACAAGTTAATATATATTTATTAAATTATTATTATGATGATTTAATGATGTTAAAAAGTAATAGATATAATTATAGTTATAGTTATAAATAA
- the eno gene encoding phosphopyruvate hydratase encodes MSKIKQILSRQILDSRGDPTIEVDVITQDNCLGRASVPSGASKGQYEAFELRDCERDFSGKGVKKVIYNINKIIAPELIGKSVLDQIKIDYMMLDLDGTKNKNRLGANAILGVSLAIVKAASNSLNIPIYKYIGGVYSHVLPVPLINIVNGGKHANSSIPFQEFMIIPTVAKTFFESIQIGHKIFYQLKELLSKKGLSTNVGDEGGFSSNFNNIENILDIILEAIHLSNYEPYKDIGIAIDCAASEFYQEKDEKYNYSKFGMMHNKDNIIKTREEHIRYLSFLTRRYPIVSIEDGMDQNDLIGWKYLTKELGKNIQLVGDDLFVTQIDRLQNIGIDKEIANAVLIKLNQVGTLTETIKTIHLANKHKYNNIISHRSGDTEDSFIADFSVAFNIGQIKTGSICRSERNAKYNQLLRIENDLGKNSFFSGKI; translated from the coding sequence ATGAGTAAAATTAAACAAATATTATCAAGACAAATACTAGATTCTAGAGGGGATCCTACCATAGAAGTAGATGTTATTACACAAGATAATTGTTTAGGAAGAGCATCAGTCCCATCAGGAGCGTCGAAGGGACAATATGAAGCATTTGAATTAAGAGATTGCGAACGTGATTTTTCAGGAAAAGGTGTGAAAAAAGTGATTTATAATATCAATAAAATTATAGCACCTGAATTAATAGGAAAATCAGTATTAGATCAAATTAAAATTGATTATATGATGTTAGATTTAGATGGCACAAAAAATAAAAATCGATTAGGGGCTAATGCTATTTTAGGTGTGTCATTAGCTATTGTTAAAGCTGCATCTAATTCATTAAATATTCCTATTTATAAATATATAGGAGGAGTATATTCACATGTTTTACCAGTTCCGTTAATTAATATTGTAAATGGAGGAAAACATGCAAACTCTTCAATTCCATTTCAAGAATTTATGATTATACCTACAGTAGCAAAAACTTTTTTTGAATCTATTCAAATAGGACATAAAATATTTTATCAACTCAAAGAGTTATTATCAAAAAAAGGATTATCAACTAATGTTGGTGATGAAGGTGGATTTTCTTCTAATTTTAATAATATAGAAAATATATTAGATATAATATTAGAAGCGATACATTTATCAAATTATGAACCATATAAAGATATAGGAATTGCAATAGATTGTGCAGCATCTGAATTTTATCAAGAAAAAGACGAAAAATATAATTATTCAAAATTTGGAATGATGCATAATAAAGATAACATAATAAAAACTCGAGAAGAGCATATTCGTTATTTATCTTTTTTAACAAGACGTTATCCAATTGTATCTATAGAAGATGGAATGGATCAAAATGATTTAATAGGATGGAAATATTTAACAAAAGAATTAGGTAAAAATATTCAATTAGTGGGAGATGATTTATTTGTAACACAAATAGATAGATTACAAAATATAGGAATTGATAAAGAAATTGCAAATGCGGTACTTATTAAACTTAATCAAGTAGGAACACTTACGGAAACAATAAAAACGATTCATTTAGCAAATAAACATAAATATAATAATATTATTTCTCATCGTTCTGGAGATACAGAAGATTCTTTTATAGCTGATTTCTCTGTTGCTTTTAATATTGGACAAATAAAAACTGGAAGTATTTGTAGATCTGAAAGAAATGCAAAATATAATCAATTATTGAGAATTGAAAATGATCTTGGTAAAAATTCATTTTTTTCTGGAAAAATTTAA
- the rplR gene encoding 50S ribosomal protein L18, producing MKKYNIGNKLRISVFRSNKHIYVQIIDDNFGKTLISSSSIEIIKRDGKIKNQTKIELSYEVGKLLGIKAKKLNLKQVVFDKGKYMYHGRVKSLANGIRKMGLNF from the coding sequence ATGAAAAAATATAATATAGGTAATAAATTAAGAATTTCTGTATTTAGAAGTAATAAACATATATATGTACAAATTATTGATGATAATTTTGGAAAAACTTTAATTTCTTCTTCTTCAATTGAGATTATTAAAAGAGATGGTAAAATTAAAAATCAAACTAAAATAGAATTATCTTATGAAGTTGGAAAATTATTAGGAATAAAAGCTAAAAAATTAAATTTAAAACAAGTAGTTTTTGATAAAGGGAAATATATGTATCATGGAAGAGTTAAATCATTAGCAAATGGAATTAGAAAAATGGGATTAAATTTTTAA
- the rplQ gene encoding 50S ribosomal protein L17 — protein MNHKKKKILFGIKIGHKKSILSNMSSSLIKNKYIFTTLSKAKALRRYIEPVITKSKINTTHSKRVIFSLLRDKYAVTELFQKSFDKVKQRYGGYTRIIKIGYRLGDLSKIVLMELVDFHNIYQRHRKKIRRSKKPQYKQININNNQEKDNNKEENKV, from the coding sequence ATGAATCATAAAAAAAAAAAAATCCTATTTGGTATAAAAATTGGGCATAAAAAATCTATATTATCTAATATGTCTTCTTCATTAATTAAAAATAAATATATTTTTACAACTTTATCTAAGGCTAAAGCATTACGAAGATATATAGAACCTGTGATAACAAAATCAAAGATTAATACGACTCATTCTAAAAGAGTCATATTTTCTTTATTAAGAGATAAATATGCAGTTACAGAACTATTTCAAAAATCTTTTGACAAAGTAAAACAACGTTATGGAGGATATACAAGAATTATTAAAATTGGATATCGACTTGGAGATCTATCAAAAATAGTTTTAATGGAATTAGTAGATTTTCACAATATTTATCAACGTCACAGAAAAAAAATTAGAAGAAGTAAAAAACCACAGTATAAACAAATTAATATAAATAATAATCAAGAAAAAGACAATAATAAGGAAGAAAATAAAGTATGA
- the rpsD gene encoding 30S ribosomal protein S4 — MARYIGPKTKISRKFGDCLYGEDKYFERRKYPSGQHGNNRRRGKRSEYFIQLLEKQKAKYIYGILEKTFKKLFFEASKKKGITGELLLQACESRLDNIVFRLKFAPSRSSARQIISHKHIMVNNHIVNIPSFRLKPGDKIIVRKTSIHHPVILNSIHKNINNPMVDWLVLDNKNMYGIFRIMPKRIQIPEKIKEQLIVELYSK, encoded by the coding sequence ATGGCTAGATATATAGGACCAAAAACAAAAATTTCTAGAAAATTTGGAGATTGTTTATATGGAGAAGATAAATATTTTGAAAGAAGAAAATATCCGTCAGGTCAACATGGAAATAATCGTAGAAGAGGTAAACGTTCTGAGTATTTTATTCAATTATTAGAAAAACAAAAAGCTAAATATATATATGGAATATTAGAAAAAACGTTTAAAAAATTATTTTTTGAAGCGTCTAAAAAAAAGGGGATTACCGGTGAACTACTGTTACAAGCTTGTGAATCACGTCTTGATAATATTGTTTTTAGATTAAAATTTGCTCCATCTAGATCTTCTGCACGTCAAATTATTTCTCATAAACATATTATGGTTAATAATCATATTGTCAATATTCCATCTTTTCGATTAAAACCAGGAGATAAAATTATAGTTAGAAAAACATCTATTCATCATCCTGTCATATTAAATTCAATACATAAAAATATCAATAATCCAATGGTAGATTGGTTAGTCTTAGATAATAAAAATATGTATGGAATATTTAGAATAATGCCAAAAAGAATACAAATTCCTGAAAAAATAAAAGAACAATTAATTGTTGAATTATATTCAAAATAA
- the menB gene encoding 1,4-dihydroxy-2-naphthoyl-CoA synthase — protein sequence MDSSNINWIPIKTYKDIRFFLWKGISKIEINRPKCHNAFRVETVEEMIDAINICKNRTDIDIVIITGYGKKSFCSGGDQKTRGLGGYLGKDGIPRLNILDFYKKIRELPKPVIAMVNGYSIGGGHVLHVVCDLTIASDNSIFSQVGPKVGSFDGGFGSSYLARIIGQKKAREMWFLSRQYSAQEAFQMGLVNKVVPLQDLEQVTLNWCKIIQNRSPMSLRMIKRCLNAELDGQHGLMQLAGDATLMFYLTEESQEGKNAFLEKRHPNFRKFKKFL from the coding sequence ATGGACTCATCAAATATAAATTGGATTCCAATAAAAACATATAAAGATATTAGATTTTTTTTATGGAAAGGAATATCTAAAATAGAGATTAATAGACCAAAATGCCATAATGCTTTTCGTGTAGAAACAGTAGAAGAAATGATTGATGCTATAAATATATGTAAAAATAGAACAGATATTGATATAGTAATAATTACTGGATATGGTAAAAAATCTTTTTGTTCTGGAGGTGATCAAAAAACGAGAGGATTAGGTGGCTATCTTGGTAAAGATGGTATTCCAAGATTAAATATATTAGATTTTTATAAAAAAATACGTGAATTACCAAAACCAGTAATTGCTATGGTAAATGGATATTCAATAGGTGGTGGACATGTATTACATGTAGTTTGTGATTTAACAATAGCATCTGATAATTCCATTTTTAGTCAGGTAGGACCTAAAGTTGGTTCTTTTGATGGAGGATTTGGATCCTCATATTTAGCAAGGATTATAGGACAAAAAAAAGCAAGAGAAATGTGGTTTTTATCTCGTCAATATTCTGCACAAGAAGCATTTCAAATGGGATTAGTCAATAAAGTAGTACCTTTACAAGATTTGGAACAAGTAACGTTAAATTGGTGTAAAATAATTCAAAACAGAAGTCCTATGTCTTTAAGAATGATTAAAAGATGTTTAAATGCAGAATTAGATGGACAACATGGATTAATGCAGTTAGCTGGGGATGCTACTTTAATGTTTTATCTTACAGAAGAATCTCAAGAGGGAAAAAATGCTTTTTTAGAAAAAAGACATCCAAATTTTAGAAAATTTAAAAAATTTTTATGA
- the rpsM gene encoding 30S ribosomal protein S13, with product MVLISGIDIPITKRGVIGLTYIYGINKSLSEQILSYIGIDKNIKVKNWSDKDIINIRKYISDNLKIEGELKSEIKLSIKRLMDIGCYRGIRHRKKLPLRGQKTKNNCRTRKGKKKTIANKKRSIK from the coding sequence ATGGTTCTAATATCAGGTATAGATATTCCAATAACTAAACGAGGAGTAATAGGGTTAACTTATATATATGGAATTAATAAAAGTTTATCTGAACAAATTTTAAGTTATATAGGAATTGATAAAAATATCAAAGTTAAAAATTGGTCAGATAAAGACATTATCAATATTAGAAAATATATATCTGATAATTTAAAGATAGAAGGTGAATTAAAATCGGAAATAAAATTAAGTATTAAAAGATTAATGGATATAGGATGTTATAGAGGTATTAGACATAGAAAAAAATTACCATTAAGAGGACAAAAAACAAAAAATAATTGTAGAACAAGAAAAGGAAAGAAAAAAACTATAGCTAATAAAAAAAGGTCTATTAAGTAA
- the rplF gene encoding 50S ribosomal protein L6: MSKIGNLPILIPNNVNITINNNQINIFGKFGNLSQIISKYIRVKIKNNFLFLTRIKEDKESKSLHGLYRVLINNMIIGVQYKFIKKLELVGIGYRVSKIFNNLLEFNVGYSHNIILEVPKEINIEIKIEKGKNPILILKSINKQLLGQVASKIRSFRKPEPYKGKGIRYVNEYIRKKAGKSA; the protein is encoded by the coding sequence ATGTCAAAAATTGGTAATTTACCTATTTTAATTCCAAATAATGTTAATATAACTATTAATAATAATCAAATTAATATTTTTGGAAAATTTGGAAATTTAAGTCAAATAATTTCTAAATATATTAGGGTAAAAATAAAAAATAATTTCTTATTCTTAACAAGAATCAAAGAAGATAAAGAATCTAAGTCTTTACATGGTTTATATCGTGTATTAATAAATAATATGATAATTGGGGTTCAATATAAATTTATTAAAAAATTAGAATTAGTAGGTATAGGATATCGAGTATCTAAAATTTTTAATAATTTATTAGAATTTAATGTAGGTTATTCTCACAATATTATACTTGAAGTTCCTAAAGAAATTAATATAGAAATTAAAATAGAAAAAGGAAAAAATCCTATTTTAATTTTAAAATCTATTAATAAACAACTTTTAGGACAAGTTGCATCAAAAATACGTTCATTTAGAAAACCTGAACCATATAAAGGCAAAGGAATTAGATATGTAAATGAATATATTAGAAAAAAAGCTGGAAAATCAGCTTAA
- the rpmJ gene encoding 50S ribosomal protein L36 → MKVKTSLKKRTNDCKIIMRKGRLRIINKKNPRFKQKQG, encoded by the coding sequence ATGAAAGTTAAAACATCTTTAAAAAAAAGAACTAATGATTGTAAAATTATTATGAGAAAAGGTCGTTTAAGAATTATTAATAAAAAAAATCCAAGATTTAAACAAAAACAAGGTTGA
- the rpsH gene encoding 30S ribosomal protein S8: MKTDPISDFLTRIRNACTVKHKFLDIYYSKLKQELSKVLLQNGYILDFKITNNNQNIKIIKIALKYYKNTSVIQNLIRISKPGLRKYTKYKNLPRVLNGLGIAIISTSYGILTDKQARKQKLGGEILCYIF, encoded by the coding sequence ATGAAAACAGATCCTATTTCTGATTTTTTAACTAGAATTAGAAATGCATGTACAGTAAAACATAAATTTTTAGATATTTATTATTCTAAATTGAAACAAGAACTGTCTAAAGTATTATTACAAAATGGTTATATTTTAGATTTTAAAATAACAAATAATAATCAAAATATCAAAATTATTAAAATTGCTTTAAAATATTATAAAAATACATCAGTTATTCAAAATCTTATTAGAATTAGTAAACCAGGATTAAGAAAATATACAAAATATAAAAATTTACCTAGAGTATTAAATGGTTTAGGAATAGCGATTATTTCTACATCATATGGTATTTTAACAGATAAACAAGCTAGAAAACAAAAATTAGGTGGAGAAATTTTATGTTATATTTTTTAA
- the nhaD gene encoding sodium:proton antiporter NhaD: MILVFIIGYLLLITADYLTFLNKSILSILMATCLWGIIFYFQIPVFQLENNLITWNTPNNLLLFHIGKISEIVFFLIGAMSIICIIDIYSGFDALKNLLFSNTTKRNFLWIINFLSFFLSAIIDNLTATIVIITLLRKIILDDKERLYYLGSIIISANAGGVWSPIGDITTTMLWISNKVTTYNIIQTIFVPSILCMSISTLIISRYSIFDGELKIKNNNFSKKELKSGIIVFQIGLLMMLIVPILKTLIGIPPYMGIMFTFSLFYTLLNIPKQRISIKTIFNKIDFASILFFLGILLSISSLESIGVLYQLSNWINHSIVAWKQTTLLFGLISSIIDNVPLVASTISMFSYPLNHEFWNFIAYTSGTGGSLLLIGSASGVAAMGMEKINFFWYLKSISYLALIGYISGFLYMLI; the protein is encoded by the coding sequence ATGATTTTAGTTTTTATCATTGGATATTTGTTATTAATAACAGCAGATTATTTAACATTTTTAAATAAATCAATTTTATCAATATTAATGGCAACTTGTTTATGGGGAATAATTTTTTATTTTCAAATTCCCGTATTTCAATTAGAAAATAATTTAATAACATGGAACACTCCTAATAATTTACTTTTATTTCATATAGGAAAAATTTCTGAGATTGTTTTTTTTCTAATAGGTGCCATGTCTATAATTTGTATTATAGATATATATTCTGGATTTGATGCTTTAAAAAATTTATTGTTTTCTAATACAACAAAGAGAAATTTTTTATGGATTATAAATTTTTTATCATTTTTCTTATCTGCAATTATAGATAACCTTACAGCTACTATTGTCATTATTACTTTATTAAGAAAAATTATTTTAGATGATAAAGAAAGATTATATTATTTAGGTTCTATTATAATATCAGCTAATGCTGGGGGGGTATGGTCCCCAATAGGGGATATTACTACAACTATGTTATGGATATCTAATAAAGTAACAACTTATAATATAATACAAACAATATTTGTTCCATCTATATTATGTATGAGTATATCAACTTTGATAATATCCAGGTATTCTATTTTTGATGGAGAACTGAAAATAAAAAATAATAATTTTTCTAAAAAAGAATTAAAAAGTGGAATTATTGTTTTTCAAATTGGATTATTGATGATGTTAATTGTGCCAATATTAAAAACGTTAATAGGTATTCCACCTTATATGGGAATAATGTTTACTTTTAGTTTGTTCTATACACTACTCAATATTCCTAAACAAAGAATTTCTATAAAAACAATTTTTAATAAAATTGATTTTGCTAGTATATTATTTTTTTTAGGTATTTTACTATCTATTTCTTCTTTAGAATCAATTGGTGTATTATATCAATTATCAAATTGGATTAATCATTCTATAGTTGCATGGAAACAAACTACGTTATTATTTGGATTAATATCATCTATTATAGATAATGTTCCATTAGTTGCTTCTACGATATCTATGTTTTCTTATCCATTAAATCATGAATTTTGGAATTTTATAGCGTATACTTCTGGAACAGGTGGAAGTTTATTATTAATAGGATCAGCTTCAGGTGTTGCTGCAATGGGAATGGAAAAAATTAATTTTTTTTGGTATTTAAAATCTATTAGTTATTTAGCTTTAATAGGATATATCTCTGGATTTTTATATATGTTAATTTAA